In a single window of the Pseudogemmatithrix spongiicola genome:
- a CDS encoding roadblock/LC7 domain-containing protein, whose translation MAVGSASWSFTEEDFGAITRALQKFLGETNARCALLVDRSGQLVATVGEQPTFDPTAFATLTAADFSANDQLAQLIGETDFNSLFHQGEKESMYLADVARRVILVALFDNRTTLGLVRLKIKDTVSELTKLFHEVFQRGKSATQQPGLLAGADDEIDQLFG comes from the coding sequence ATGGCCGTAGGCTCCGCTAGCTGGTCCTTCACGGAAGAAGACTTCGGCGCCATCACGCGCGCGCTGCAGAAGTTCCTGGGCGAGACCAACGCCCGCTGCGCGCTGCTCGTGGACCGCTCGGGCCAGCTCGTGGCCACGGTGGGCGAACAGCCGACCTTCGACCCGACGGCCTTCGCGACGCTCACGGCCGCCGACTTCTCCGCCAACGACCAGCTCGCCCAGCTGATCGGCGAGACGGACTTCAATTCGCTGTTCCACCAGGGCGAGAAGGAATCGATGTACCTCGCCGACGTGGCCCGCCGCGTCATCCTCGTGGCGCTCTTCGACAACCGCACGACGCTTGGCCTCGTGCGCCTCAAGATCAAGGACACGGTGAGCGAACTGACCAAGCTGTTCCACGAAGTCTTCCAGCGCGGCAAGTCGGCCACGCAGCAGCCCGGGCTCCTCGCCGGCGCCGACGACGAAATCGACCAGCTGTTCGGATAA
- a CDS encoding GTP-binding protein: protein MSMINYASREINCKIVYYGPGLGGKTTNLEHVYGKVKPDTRGKLISLATETERTLFFDFLPVDLGTIRGFKTRFHLYTVPGQVYYNASRKLILKGVDGIVFVADSQVERMEANLEAMQNLYDNMAEYGYDLTKMPFVIQYNKRDLPNAAPLEELQATLNPGWEVQEPERQKVTPNQFRPGENIIEQNAEGVWVERAHFFEAVAVTGDGVFDTLKAVSKLVLKTLA, encoded by the coding sequence ATGTCGATGATCAACTACGCCTCGCGCGAGATCAACTGCAAGATCGTCTACTACGGTCCGGGTCTCGGCGGCAAGACGACGAACCTCGAGCATGTCTACGGCAAGGTGAAGCCGGACACGCGCGGCAAGCTCATCTCGCTGGCCACGGAGACCGAGCGCACGCTGTTCTTCGACTTCCTGCCCGTCGACCTCGGGACGATCCGCGGCTTCAAGACCCGCTTCCACCTCTACACGGTGCCGGGCCAGGTCTACTACAACGCCTCGCGCAAGCTCATCCTCAAGGGCGTCGACGGCATCGTGTTCGTCGCCGACTCGCAGGTCGAGCGCATGGAAGCGAATCTCGAGGCCATGCAGAACCTCTACGACAACATGGCCGAGTACGGCTATGACCTCACGAAGATGCCGTTCGTGATCCAGTACAACAAGCGCGACCTGCCCAACGCGGCGCCGCTCGAGGAGCTGCAGGCGACGCTGAACCCGGGCTGGGAAGTGCAGGAGCCGGAGCGGCAGAAGGTGACGCCCAACCAGTTCCGGCCCGGCGAGAACATCATCGAGCAGAACGCCGAGGGCGTCTGGGTGGAACGCGCGCACTTCTTCGAGGCCGTCGCGGTCACGGGTGATGGCGTGTTCGACACGCTCAAGGCGGTGTCCAAGCTCGTCCTGAAGACGCTCGCGTAA
- a CDS encoding CDP-alcohol phosphatidyltransferase family protein: protein MNLPNLISAGRIVAAPFIAALPFVDSVGVRFFAFALYLITAISDHIDGKIARARGLITDLGKILDPLADKLLLLGCFVPMFLLQAPANDPLRLLLPDTAEGSEHFFVTFGLGPVYFPWWVLVPIVGREAFMTWFRGFAQARGIVIAAQSLGKWKAGFQYTWMGAAFAWFALRLLYERKGWWGLPAADIGARVLGTIGAVTMIVALLLTLISLADYLVRHRRVFTTRA from the coding sequence GTGAACCTCCCGAACCTCATCTCTGCGGGGCGCATCGTCGCCGCGCCGTTCATCGCGGCGCTGCCGTTCGTCGACTCCGTCGGCGTGCGCTTCTTCGCCTTCGCGCTGTACCTGATCACCGCGATCAGCGACCACATCGACGGCAAGATCGCCCGGGCCCGCGGGCTCATCACCGATCTCGGCAAGATCCTCGATCCGCTCGCCGACAAGCTGCTGCTCCTCGGCTGCTTCGTCCCGATGTTCCTGCTGCAGGCGCCGGCCAACGACCCCCTGCGCCTGCTCTTGCCCGACACCGCCGAGGGTTCGGAACACTTCTTCGTGACCTTCGGACTCGGCCCCGTGTACTTCCCTTGGTGGGTCCTGGTCCCGATCGTCGGCCGCGAAGCGTTCATGACGTGGTTCCGCGGATTCGCGCAGGCCCGCGGTATCGTCATCGCGGCGCAGTCGCTGGGCAAGTGGAAGGCGGGGTTCCAGTACACGTGGATGGGTGCGGCGTTCGCGTGGTTCGCCCTGCGCCTGCTCTATGAGCGCAAGGGGTGGTGGGGCCTGCCGGCGGCCGACATCGGCGCGCGCGTGCTGGGTACGATCGGCGCGGTCACCATGATCGTCGCGCTGCTGCTCACGCTGATCTCGCTCGCCGACTATCTCGTCCGCCACCGCCGCGTCTTCACGACGCGCGCCTGA
- a CDS encoding competence/damage-inducible protein A produces the protein MDVELVSIGTELLLGYTIDTNSAFFAREAAAQGIRVVHRATVGDGPEEIAAAVRDALARTGAVITSGGLGPTADDLTKPSIAELFGRGMTLDESILEDLKQRWAKRGWPGELPAANRNQALIPAGAEIIRNDHGSAPGIWLEDEQGRWCAMLPGVPREFRGMAREQLIPRLVARRGGAVGLVVRSRTLRTTGIAESKLADEMGELAKDPLGTRLAYLPGWEGVDLRVSVWNEPADRAAQLLDDAERAIRAKVGTWIYGVDDDDLAALVLQLLRERSHRIAVAESCTGGMLGMRLTAVPGSSDVVDGGTIAYANHVKVRELGVREATLQAHGAVSEETAREMASGVRTRFGVEVGVGITGVAGPGGGTPDKPVGTVCIAADVGGQLRSARTTMVGDRHEVRQRSTQAALNLVRRMLLVLALCVAPAACASSGRASAGSAASPAVEANRVYTVAEVTRQAEARFGQNALRYPPELRIQGLIGRVEAEFIVNARGRIEPESFVVLSSTHADFTQEVKDAIPTLEFLPARVGRTPVRVRMRLGFDFKLSEFEGARRPE, from the coding sequence ATGGACGTCGAACTCGTCAGCATCGGCACCGAGCTGCTCCTCGGCTACACCATCGACACCAACAGCGCGTTCTTCGCGCGTGAGGCCGCCGCGCAAGGCATTCGCGTCGTGCACCGCGCCACGGTCGGCGATGGACCGGAGGAGATTGCCGCAGCCGTCCGCGATGCGCTCGCGCGCACTGGCGCCGTGATCACCAGCGGGGGGCTCGGGCCCACGGCCGACGACCTCACGAAGCCGAGCATCGCCGAGCTCTTCGGGCGTGGCATGACGCTCGACGAATCGATCCTCGAGGACCTCAAGCAACGCTGGGCGAAGCGCGGCTGGCCGGGGGAGTTGCCGGCCGCCAACCGCAATCAGGCGCTGATTCCCGCCGGCGCCGAGATCATCCGCAACGATCACGGCTCGGCCCCGGGCATCTGGCTCGAGGATGAGCAGGGGCGTTGGTGCGCGATGTTGCCCGGCGTGCCGCGCGAGTTCCGCGGCATGGCCCGTGAGCAGCTGATTCCGCGCCTCGTGGCGCGGCGCGGCGGTGCCGTCGGGCTCGTGGTGCGCTCGCGAACCCTGCGCACCACCGGCATCGCCGAGAGCAAGCTCGCCGACGAGATGGGCGAGCTCGCCAAGGATCCGCTGGGCACGCGGCTCGCGTACCTGCCCGGCTGGGAAGGCGTGGACCTGCGCGTGAGCGTCTGGAACGAGCCCGCCGACCGAGCGGCGCAGTTGTTGGACGACGCCGAACGCGCGATCCGTGCAAAGGTCGGCACCTGGATCTACGGCGTGGATGACGACGACCTCGCGGCGCTGGTCCTGCAGCTGCTGCGCGAGCGCTCGCACCGGATTGCCGTCGCCGAGAGCTGCACGGGCGGTATGCTCGGCATGCGGTTGACGGCGGTGCCGGGGTCCAGCGACGTTGTGGACGGCGGCACGATTGCGTATGCGAACCACGTGAAGGTCCGCGAGCTCGGAGTCCGGGAGGCGACCTTGCAGGCACACGGTGCGGTGAGCGAAGAGACGGCGCGCGAGATGGCCAGCGGCGTTCGCACGCGCTTCGGCGTGGAGGTCGGGGTGGGCATCACCGGGGTCGCCGGGCCGGGCGGAGGCACGCCGGACAAGCCGGTGGGCACGGTGTGCATCGCGGCGGATGTCGGCGGGCAGCTGCGTTCTGCGCGCACCACGATGGTCGGGGACCGCCATGAGGTGCGGCAGCGCTCCACGCAGGCGGCGCTCAATCTCGTGCGGCGCATGTTGCTGGTGCTGGCGCTGTGCGTCGCACCGGCCGCCTGCGCCTCGTCCGGTCGCGCATCGGCCGGGAGTGCCGCAAGCCCCGCTGTGGAGGCGAACCGTGTCTACACCGTCGCGGAGGTCACGCGGCAGGCGGAGGCGCGCTTTGGGCAGAATGCCTTGCGGTACCCGCCGGAGCTACGCATCCAAGGGCTGATCGGGCGCGTCGAGGCCGAGTTCATCGTCAACGCGCGTGGGCGCATTGAGCCGGAGTCCTTCGTGGTACTCTCGAGCACGCATGCCGATTTCACGCAGGAAGTGAAAGACGCGATTCCCACGCTGGAGTTCTTGCCGGCGCGCGTCGGTCGCACACCGGTGCGGGTGAGGATGCGGCTGGGCTTCGATTTCAAGCTCAGTGAGTTCGAGGGGGCGCGGCGCCCGGAGTGA
- a CDS encoding nucleotide exchange factor GrpE, translating to MTDHSTSDFEQSAPAPDAAAPGEATAEATAASDAPTSDPLAEAERVLAEQKDKYLRLYAEYDNFRKRAVRDRQDAEKMGMGAVMKGLLETLDDLGRVAHMTPEGADAKSVLEGIAMVEKKLLKSLAGHGLEVVDPLNAPFDPALHEAITTAPAASADEDHTVAVVYQVGYVLNGTLLRPARVVVRQWNG from the coding sequence ATGACTGACCACAGCACTTCCGATTTCGAGCAGTCGGCGCCCGCGCCTGATGCAGCGGCGCCAGGTGAAGCGACGGCAGAGGCCACTGCAGCTTCCGACGCCCCGACGAGCGATCCGCTCGCCGAAGCCGAGCGCGTCCTGGCGGAGCAGAAGGACAAGTATCTGCGGCTCTACGCGGAGTACGACAACTTCCGCAAGCGCGCCGTCCGCGACCGTCAGGACGCCGAGAAGATGGGCATGGGCGCGGTCATGAAGGGCCTGCTCGAGACGCTCGACGACCTTGGCCGCGTGGCGCACATGACGCCGGAGGGCGCGGATGCCAAGAGCGTGCTCGAGGGCATCGCGATGGTCGAGAAGAAGCTGCTCAAGTCGCTGGCCGGGCACGGGCTCGAGGTCGTGGATCCCCTGAATGCGCCGTTCGATCCCGCGCTGCACGAGGCCATCACGACCGCTCCCGCGGCGAGTGCCGACGAAGACCACACGGTCGCCGTCGTCTACCAGGTGGGCTACGTCCTCAACGGCACCCTGCTGCGTCCGGCGCGCGTCGTCGTGCGGCAGTGGAACGGGTGA
- the dnaJ gene encoding molecular chaperone DnaJ: MAQKDFYAVIGVSSSATADEIKKQYRRLAKQYHPDTNKGDAKAAERFKEISEAYNVLGDAEKRKQYDEMRRLGAFDPFASRGPRPGGARAGGAAGGAAGGAYSQSGPRMEEFDIGGLGGLGDLFGSIFGGGRQQRPSGPEQGQSVETTLEVPFKVAALGGKVPITLDLNEECGTCNGSGAAKGASLSVCTECGGRGQISFGQGGFAVNRPCPACLGKGRIPSEKCAACQGAGANRTTKKVLINVPGGTESGSKIRLKGQGGRGVRGGPNGDILITFQVKPDPDYERDGLDVILRQRINLAQATLGSKVSVLTLDDKTITITLPAGTPSGKRFRVRGQGIEKDGQRGDLLVEIQLAVPESLTAEQRKLMEQFAKAAGLEY; this comes from the coding sequence ATGGCGCAGAAAGACTTCTACGCCGTCATCGGCGTCTCCAGCAGCGCCACCGCCGACGAGATCAAGAAGCAGTATCGCCGGCTCGCCAAGCAGTATCACCCGGACACCAACAAGGGTGATGCGAAGGCGGCCGAACGCTTCAAGGAGATCTCGGAGGCGTACAACGTCTTGGGGGACGCCGAGAAACGGAAGCAGTACGACGAGATGCGCCGGCTGGGGGCCTTCGATCCGTTCGCATCGCGCGGCCCGCGGCCTGGTGGCGCGCGCGCAGGCGGCGCTGCCGGCGGCGCGGCTGGCGGCGCCTACAGCCAGAGCGGTCCGCGGATGGAGGAGTTCGACATCGGCGGGCTCGGCGGATTGGGCGATCTGTTCGGCTCGATCTTCGGGGGCGGTCGCCAACAGCGGCCCAGCGGGCCGGAGCAGGGACAGAGCGTCGAGACCACGCTCGAGGTGCCGTTCAAGGTGGCGGCGCTGGGTGGCAAGGTGCCCATCACGCTCGATCTCAACGAGGAGTGCGGCACCTGCAACGGCAGCGGCGCGGCGAAGGGCGCGTCGCTGAGCGTCTGCACCGAGTGCGGCGGGCGCGGCCAGATCTCGTTCGGTCAGGGCGGCTTTGCCGTGAACCGGCCGTGCCCCGCCTGCCTCGGCAAGGGTCGCATCCCCAGCGAGAAGTGCGCGGCCTGCCAGGGCGCGGGCGCGAACCGCACCACGAAGAAGGTGCTCATCAATGTCCCGGGCGGCACCGAGAGCGGCTCGAAGATCCGGCTGAAGGGGCAGGGCGGCCGCGGCGTGCGCGGCGGCCCCAACGGCGACATCCTCATCACCTTCCAGGTGAAGCCGGATCCCGACTACGAGCGCGATGGGCTCGACGTGATCCTGCGCCAGCGCATCAACCTCGCGCAGGCGACGCTGGGCTCGAAGGTCAGCGTGCTCACGCTCGACGACAAGACGATCACCATCACGCTGCCAGCCGGCACGCCGAGCGGGAAGCGCTTCCGCGTGCGCGGGCAGGGCATCGAGAAGGACGGGCAGCGCGGTGACTTGCTCGTCGAGATCCAGCTCGCCGTGCCGGAGTCGCTTACGGCGGAACAGCGCAAGTTGATGGAGCAATTCGCGAAGGCCGCGGGCCTCGAGTACTGA